In Pseudomonas sp. MM213, a genomic segment contains:
- a CDS encoding formate/nitrite transporter family protein, whose amino-acid sequence MDAQKDGKTPNLSAEERHDVEKSQPPRAAVLHEIIRTQGDQELERSVAALWWSALAAGLTMGLSLMAMGLLNSRLPDDEHFKVIASFGYCAGFLAVILARQQLFTENTLTAVLPVMTKPTLNNFGRLLRLWSVVLVGNLCGTLLVAYVMLHLPIFDTRTDLAFLDIGRKVMENDASKMFAKGIVSGWMIATMVWMIPSMESAKMWIIILITYLMALGDFTHIVVGSAEVSYLVFAGELPWKDFWLVFAGPTLAGNIIGGSFIFALLSHAQIRSESGPPKQSADREPDPQKVKK is encoded by the coding sequence ATGGACGCGCAAAAAGACGGCAAGACCCCGAACCTCTCGGCTGAAGAACGGCACGACGTCGAAAAAAGCCAGCCGCCACGTGCGGCTGTATTGCACGAAATCATCCGCACCCAGGGCGATCAGGAACTGGAACGCAGCGTCGCCGCGCTATGGTGGTCGGCGCTCGCCGCCGGCCTGACCATGGGCCTGTCGCTGATGGCCATGGGGTTGCTCAACTCGCGCCTGCCGGACGACGAACACTTCAAGGTGATTGCCAGTTTCGGTTACTGCGCCGGGTTCCTTGCGGTCATCCTCGCCCGCCAGCAATTGTTCACCGAGAACACCCTGACGGCGGTGCTGCCGGTCATGACCAAACCCACCCTGAACAATTTCGGCCGGTTGTTGCGGCTGTGGTCGGTGGTGCTGGTGGGCAACCTTTGCGGCACCTTGCTGGTCGCGTATGTGATGTTGCACCTGCCGATTTTCGACACCAGGACCGACCTGGCCTTCCTCGATATCGGGCGCAAGGTCATGGAGAACGACGCGAGCAAGATGTTCGCCAAAGGCATTGTGTCGGGCTGGATGATCGCCACCATGGTCTGGATGATCCCGTCCATGGAGAGCGCCAAGATGTGGATCATTATCCTCATCACCTACCTCATGGCGCTGGGGGATTTCACCCACATCGTCGTCGGTTCGGCCGAGGTGTCGTATCTGGTGTTTGCCGGCGAGTTGCCGTGGAAGGATTTCTGGCTGGTGTTCGCAGGTCCCACGCTGGCGGGGAACATTATCGGTGGCAGCTTTATCTTTGCGCTGTTGAGCCATGCGCAGATTCGCAGCGAAAGCGGGCCGCCGAAGCAGTCTGCGGATCGGGAGCCCGACCCGCAGAAGGTCAAAAAGTAA
- a CDS encoding acyl-CoA thioesterase: MNFHTRKWVKPEDLNPNGTLFGGSLLRWIDEEAAIYAIVQLGNQRVVTKYISEINFVSASRQGDIIELGITATEFGRTSITLTCEVRNKITRKSILTVEKMVFVNLGEDGLPAPHGRTEIKYVKDQFKDE; the protein is encoded by the coding sequence ATGAATTTCCACACCCGCAAATGGGTAAAACCCGAAGACCTCAACCCCAACGGCACGCTGTTCGGCGGCAGTCTGTTGCGCTGGATCGACGAAGAAGCGGCGATCTACGCCATCGTTCAGCTGGGCAATCAGCGCGTGGTGACCAAGTACATTTCCGAAATCAATTTTGTCAGCGCCTCGCGCCAGGGCGACATCATCGAACTGGGCATCACCGCCACCGAGTTCGGCCGCACCTCGATCACCCTGACCTGCGAAGTGCGCAACAAGATCACCCGCAAAAGCATCCTGACGGTGGAGAAGATGGTCTTCGTCAACCTCGGCGAAGACGGCCTGCCCGCCCCACACGGCCGGACCGAGATCAAGTACGTCAAAGACCAGTTCAAGGACGAGTAA
- a CDS encoding YceI family protein translates to MLKKTLAALAIGSALLSAGNVMAADYVVDKEGQHAFVDFKISHLGYSFITGTFKDIDGKFSFDAAKPEDAKIEFNVNTASVFTNNAERDKHIASGDFLNASKFAKATFVSTSVKSTGKNAAGKDTADVAGDLTIAGVTKPVVVKATFLGEGKDPWGGYRAGFEGTTNLKRSDFGKQKDLGPASDAVELYVTFEGVKAK, encoded by the coding sequence ATGTTGAAAAAGACCCTCGCCGCTCTGGCAATCGGTTCCGCTCTGCTGTCCGCCGGTAACGTAATGGCAGCTGATTATGTCGTCGACAAGGAAGGCCAGCACGCCTTCGTTGACTTCAAGATCAGCCACCTGGGCTACAGCTTCATCACCGGTACCTTCAAGGATATCGACGGCAAGTTCAGCTTCGACGCTGCCAAGCCTGAAGACGCCAAGATCGAGTTCAATGTGAACACCGCCAGCGTCTTCACCAACAACGCCGAACGTGACAAGCACATCGCCAGCGGTGACTTCCTGAACGCGAGCAAATTCGCTAAAGCCACCTTCGTTTCCACCAGCGTCAAATCCACCGGCAAAAACGCCGCTGGCAAAGACACTGCGGACGTGGCGGGTGATCTGACCATCGCTGGCGTGACCAAGCCAGTCGTGGTCAAGGCGACTTTCCTGGGTGAAGGCAAGGATCCATGGGGCGGCTACCGTGCCGGCTTCGAAGGCACCACCAACCTCAAGCGTTCCGATTTCGGCAAGCAGAAAGACCTGGGCCCAGCGTCCGACGCGGTTGAGTTGTACGTAACGTTTGAAGGTGTCAAAGCGAAGTAA
- the ahcY gene encoding adenosylhomocysteinase, producing MSAVITPADFNDYKVADMSLAAWGRRETIIAESEMPALMGLRRKYVGEQPLKGAKILGCIHMTIQTAVLIETLVALGAEVRWSSCNIFSTQDQAAAAIAAAGIPVFAWKGETEEEYEWCLEQTILKDGAPWDANMILDDGGDLTQLLHDKYPQVLDRVHGVTEETTTGVHRLLDMLAKGELKIPAINVNDSVTKSKNDNKYGCRHSLNDAIKRGTDHLLSGKQALVIGYGDVGKGSAQSLRQEGMIVKVSEVDPICAMQACMDGFELVSPFIDGINTGTEASIDKALLGKIDLIVTTTGNVNVCDSNMLKALKKRAVVCNIGHFDNEIDTAFMRKNWAWEEVKPQVHKIHRTGPGAFDAQNDDYLILLAEGRLVNLGNATGHPSRIMDGSFANQVLAQIFLFGQKYADLSPAQKAERLTVEVLPKKLDEEVALEMVRGFGGVVTQLTKTQADYIGVTVEGPFKPHAYRY from the coding sequence ATGAGCGCTGTTATCACGCCTGCAGATTTTAACGATTACAAAGTCGCCGACATGTCCCTGGCTGCCTGGGGCCGTCGCGAAACCATCATCGCTGAATCCGAAATGCCAGCCCTGATGGGTCTGCGCCGCAAGTACGTCGGTGAGCAGCCGCTCAAAGGCGCCAAGATTCTCGGCTGCATCCACATGACCATTCAGACTGCCGTGCTGATCGAAACCCTGGTTGCCCTGGGTGCCGAAGTTCGCTGGTCGTCCTGCAACATTTTCTCGACTCAGGATCAGGCCGCTGCTGCTATCGCCGCTGCTGGCATCCCGGTTTTCGCCTGGAAAGGCGAGACTGAAGAAGAGTACGAGTGGTGCCTGGAGCAAACCATCCTGAAAGATGGCGCGCCATGGGATGCCAACATGATCCTCGACGACGGCGGCGACCTGACCCAGCTGCTGCACGACAAGTACCCACAGGTTCTGGATCGCGTTCACGGCGTGACCGAAGAAACCACCACCGGCGTTCACCGCCTGCTGGACATGCTGGCCAAGGGCGAGCTGAAAATCCCGGCCATCAACGTCAACGACTCGGTGACCAAGAGCAAGAACGACAACAAGTACGGCTGCCGTCACAGCCTGAACGACGCGATCAAGCGCGGCACCGACCACCTGCTGTCCGGCAAGCAAGCGCTGGTCATCGGTTACGGCGACGTGGGCAAGGGCTCCGCTCAGTCCCTGCGTCAGGAAGGCATGATCGTTAAAGTCTCCGAAGTCGACCCGATCTGCGCCATGCAAGCCTGCATGGACGGTTTCGAACTGGTTTCGCCGTTCATCGACGGTATCAACACCGGTACCGAAGCAAGCATCGACAAAGCGCTGCTGGGCAAGATCGACCTGATCGTGACCACCACCGGTAACGTCAATGTTTGCGACTCGAACATGCTCAAAGCCCTGAAGAAGCGCGCTGTTGTCTGCAACATCGGCCACTTCGACAACGAAATCGACACCGCTTTCATGCGCAAGAACTGGGCATGGGAAGAAGTGAAGCCACAGGTTCACAAAATCCACCGTACCGGTCCTGGCGCATTCGATGCCCAGAACGACGACTACCTGATCCTGCTGGCCGAAGGCCGTCTGGTTAACCTGGGTAACGCCACCGGTCACCCAAGCCGCATCATGGACGGTTCGTTCGCCAACCAGGTTCTGGCGCAGATCTTCCTGTTCGGCCAGAAGTACGCCGACCTGTCGCCAGCCCAGAAAGCCGAGCGCCTGACTGTTGAAGTACTGCCGAAGAAACTCGACGAAGAAGTGGCCCTGGAAATGGTCCGCGGTTTCGGCGGCGTCGTGACTCAACTGACCAAGACCCAGGCCGACTACATCGGCGTGACTGTCGAAGGTCCGTTCAAGCCGCACGCTTACCGCTACTGA
- a CDS encoding DEAD/DEAH box helicase has product MSFASLGLSEALVRAIEAAGYTEPTPVQQRAIPAVLQGRDLMVAAQTGTGKTGGFALPILERLFPNGHPDKSQRHGPRQPRVLVLTPTRELAAQVHESFKVYARDLKFVSACIFGGVGMNPQVQAMSRGVDVLVACPGRLLDLAGQGSVDLSHVEILVLDEADRMLDMGFVHDVKKVLARLPAKRQNLLFSATFSKDITDLAGKLLHNPERIEVTPPNTTVERIEQRVFRLPANHKRSLLAHLITAGAWEQVLVFTRTKHGANRLAEYLDKHGLSAVAIHGNKSQNARTKALADFKAGEVRILVATDIAARGLDIDQLPHVVNFELPNVDEDYVHRIGRTGRAGRSGEAISLVAPDEEKLLKSIERMTKQKIADGDLMGFDSSAVEAEKPEVRERPDVRNPRNPRGPRGDGPNGSGGGGGRKDKGKDKGGKEKPAASGRGERPAREQKPREGTPAREQQRPAPRAAADRAPDEFLDDDIDNFGNRVDYVPQAKPAQGRGRRPGAPAQGTAAGAGAPRTGGKPQGRQSGPRSSDGASTGTPPAKRSGPRNGAPRDGQARREEGRNRRPARDEQSRSEPAVQNPRGPAPKIIHKESKTDRFPTPEQLDQLPGRPRGEKPALLTRNR; this is encoded by the coding sequence ATGTCCTTTGCTTCCCTCGGTCTCTCCGAGGCTTTAGTCCGCGCCATCGAGGCAGCGGGCTATACCGAGCCTACTCCGGTGCAACAGCGGGCCATTCCCGCCGTGTTGCAAGGTCGCGACCTGATGGTTGCGGCTCAGACAGGTACTGGCAAAACCGGTGGCTTCGCCCTTCCGATCCTGGAGCGGTTGTTCCCTAACGGTCACCCGGACAAATCCCAGCGTCATGGCCCGCGCCAACCGCGCGTACTGGTCCTGACCCCTACCCGCGAACTCGCGGCTCAAGTACACGAGAGCTTCAAGGTCTATGCCCGTGACCTGAAGTTCGTCAGCGCCTGCATCTTCGGCGGCGTCGGCATGAACCCACAGGTTCAGGCCATGTCCCGTGGCGTTGACGTGCTGGTGGCCTGCCCTGGCCGCCTGCTCGACCTCGCCGGCCAAGGCAGCGTCGATTTGTCACACGTGGAAATCCTCGTGCTGGACGAAGCCGACCGCATGCTCGACATGGGCTTTGTCCATGACGTGAAGAAGGTCCTGGCCCGCCTCCCGGCCAAGCGTCAGAACCTGCTGTTCTCGGCGACGTTCTCCAAGGACATCACCGACCTCGCCGGCAAGCTGCTGCACAACCCGGAACGCATCGAAGTGACGCCGCCGAACACCACGGTCGAGCGTATCGAGCAACGGGTTTTCCGCCTGCCAGCCAACCACAAGCGTTCGCTGCTGGCGCACCTGATCACCGCGGGCGCCTGGGAACAGGTGCTGGTGTTCACTCGCACCAAGCACGGCGCCAACCGCCTGGCCGAGTACCTGGATAAACATGGCCTCAGCGCTGTCGCCATCCACGGTAACAAGAGCCAGAACGCGCGCACCAAAGCCCTGGCCGACTTCAAGGCCGGCGAAGTGCGCATCCTGGTCGCTACCGACATCGCCGCACGCGGCCTCGACATCGACCAGTTGCCACACGTGGTCAACTTCGAACTGCCGAACGTCGACGAAGATTACGTGCACCGTATCGGCCGTACTGGCCGTGCCGGTCGTTCGGGCGAGGCGATCTCGCTGGTGGCTCCGGACGAAGAAAAACTGCTGAAAAGCATCGAACGCATGACCAAGCAGAAAATCGCCGACGGCGACCTGATGGGCTTCGATTCCAGCGCCGTGGAAGCCGAGAAGCCGGAAGTGCGCGAGCGTCCGGATGTGCGTAACCCGCGCAACCCACGTGGCCCGCGCGGCGACGGTCCGAACGGCAGCGGCGGTGGTGGCGGTCGTAAAGACAAGGGCAAGGACAAGGGCGGCAAGGAAAAACCGGCGGCCAGCGGCCGTGGCGAGCGCCCGGCACGTGAGCAGAAACCACGCGAAGGCACGCCTGCCCGCGAGCAACAGCGCCCGGCGCCACGCGCTGCCGCTGATCGCGCTCCGGACGAGTTCCTGGACGACGATATCGATAACTTCGGTAACCGCGTCGACTACGTGCCTCAAGCCAAACCGGCCCAGGGCCGTGGCCGCCGTCCGGGTGCTCCGGCACAAGGCACGGCCGCTGGCGCAGGTGCTCCACGCACCGGCGGCAAGCCTCAGGGTCGCCAAAGCGGTCCACGCAGCAGCGACGGCGCCTCCACTGGCACGCCGCCAGCCAAGCGCAGCGGTCCACGCAACGGCGCGCCACGTGACGGTCAGGCCCGTCGCGAAGAAGGCCGCAACCGTCGCCCGGCACGTGACGAGCAGTCACGCTCGGAACCGGCTGTGCAAAACCCGCGTGGCCCGGCTCCGAAGATCATTCACAAGGAGTCGAAAACCGATCGTTTCCCGACACCTGAACAGCTTGATCAATTGCCAGGCCGTCCGCGCGGTGAAAAGCCAGCGTTGCTGACTCGCAACCGCTGA
- a CDS encoding substrate-binding periplasmic protein: MPLIPQLIAVLVFTCLSFAARGEKLRIVTEPWAPYVYEENGKSLGLDYETTAIVFKRLGIEVEWQFLPWKRCLSMLETGQADGALDIFHSDEREATLLYPSEPLSEVQFVLFYANERPHPFRTLDDLKGLTIGTSPGYLYSPDFRESTLFTREPAPTHEANFGKLVRGRIDLLITDRRVGQHLLDELNIRDQISENPTVISQQSQFLAVRRNAGMDLLVQRFGAELKRFKREPAYAELSARYGADPATSTKTAGATAAREKTVEQQESGAQ; encoded by the coding sequence ATGCCTTTGATCCCACAGTTAATTGCCGTGCTGGTTTTCACTTGCCTGAGCTTCGCCGCTCGGGGCGAGAAGCTACGCATTGTCACTGAACCGTGGGCGCCTTATGTCTACGAGGAAAATGGCAAATCACTGGGCCTGGACTACGAAACCACGGCCATCGTCTTCAAGCGCCTGGGGATCGAGGTCGAGTGGCAGTTCCTGCCGTGGAAACGCTGCCTGTCGATGCTTGAAACCGGCCAGGCCGATGGCGCGCTGGACATTTTTCACAGCGACGAGCGCGAGGCGACCCTGCTCTACCCCAGCGAACCGCTCTCGGAAGTCCAGTTCGTGCTGTTCTATGCCAACGAACGCCCGCATCCGTTTCGCACCCTCGACGATCTGAAAGGCCTGACGATAGGCACCTCGCCGGGCTATCTGTACAGCCCGGACTTCCGTGAATCGACGCTGTTCACGCGCGAACCGGCACCCACCCATGAAGCCAACTTCGGCAAACTGGTGCGCGGCAGGATCGACCTGCTGATCACCGACCGCCGGGTGGGCCAGCATTTGCTAGACGAATTGAATATCCGCGACCAGATCAGCGAAAACCCGACCGTCATCAGCCAGCAGAGCCAGTTTCTGGCGGTGCGCCGCAACGCGGGCATGGATTTGCTCGTGCAGCGCTTCGGCGCCGAGCTCAAACGATTCAAGCGCGAACCCGCGTACGCCGAACTGAGCGCCCGTTATGGCGCCGATCCGGCTACCAGCACGAAAACTGCCGGGGCCACCGCTGCCCGCGAAAAAACCGTTGAGCAGCAGGAAAGCGGCGCGCAGTGA
- a CDS encoding cation:proton antiporter, protein MLELVAAFICLTSLLTYVNFRFIGLPPTIGVMVTALMFSLLLQGLSFLGYPGLEERVQQLIGQIDFGDLLMNWMLSFLLFAGALHVNLNDLRSYRWPIGLLATFGVLIATAVIGSLAYYIFALFGWHVSFLYCLLFGALISPTDPIAVLGVLRTANASKPLKTTIVGESLFNDGTAVVVFTVLLGIAQLGETPTVGATALLFAHEAIGGVLFGGLIGYLVYLMIKSIEQHQIEVMLTLALVIGGSAMASELHVSAPIAMVVAGLIIGNLGRNLAMNDMTRKYLDGFWELLDDMLNALLFALIGMELLLLPFNWLHVLAASLLALAILLSRLLTVAPAILLLRRWRTVPRGTIRILTWGGLRGGVSVALALALPLGPERDLLLSITYIVVLSSILLQGLSIGKLVKHVTRDEPAPAAQAGHH, encoded by the coding sequence ATGCTTGAACTTGTCGCTGCGTTTATCTGCCTCACTTCCCTGCTCACCTACGTGAATTTCCGTTTCATCGGCCTGCCCCCGACCATCGGCGTCATGGTCACCGCGCTGATGTTTTCCCTGCTGTTGCAGGGCCTGAGCTTCCTCGGTTACCCCGGCCTCGAAGAGCGTGTGCAACAGCTGATCGGCCAGATCGATTTCGGTGATCTGCTGATGAACTGGATGCTGTCCTTTCTGCTGTTCGCCGGGGCGCTGCACGTCAATCTCAATGACCTGCGCAGCTATCGCTGGCCCATCGGCCTGCTGGCGACGTTTGGCGTATTGATCGCTACCGCCGTGATCGGCAGCCTCGCGTATTACATCTTTGCCCTGTTCGGCTGGCATGTGAGCTTTCTGTACTGCCTGTTGTTCGGCGCGCTGATTTCCCCGACCGACCCCATCGCGGTGCTCGGCGTGCTGCGGACCGCCAACGCGTCCAAACCGCTGAAAACCACGATTGTCGGCGAATCGCTGTTCAACGATGGCACCGCGGTAGTGGTGTTCACCGTGCTGTTGGGTATCGCGCAACTCGGTGAAACCCCAACCGTAGGCGCCACGGCCCTGCTGTTTGCACACGAAGCAATTGGCGGCGTGCTGTTTGGCGGGCTGATTGGCTACCTGGTGTATCTGATGATCAAGAGCATCGAGCAGCATCAGATCGAAGTCATGTTGACCCTGGCACTGGTGATCGGCGGCTCGGCCATGGCGTCGGAGCTGCATGTTTCCGCACCGATTGCGATGGTGGTCGCCGGCCTGATCATCGGCAATCTGGGGCGCAATCTGGCGATGAACGACATGACCCGAAAGTACCTGGACGGTTTCTGGGAGCTGCTCGACGACATGCTCAACGCCCTGCTGTTTGCCCTGATCGGCATGGAGCTGTTGCTGCTGCCGTTCAACTGGCTGCACGTATTGGCGGCAAGTTTGCTGGCCCTGGCCATTCTGCTCTCGCGCCTGTTGACCGTGGCACCGGCCATCCTCCTGCTGCGACGCTGGCGCACAGTGCCGCGCGGAACGATCCGGATTCTGACCTGGGGTGGTTTGCGCGGTGGTGTTTCGGTAGCGCTCGCCCTGGCGCTGCCATTGGGCCCGGAGCGTGATTTGCTGCTGAGCATCACCTACATCGTGGTGTTGTCGTCGATCCTGTTGCAGGGCTTGAGCATCGGCAAACTGGTCAAGCACGTGACCCGGGATGAGCCTGCGCCAGCGGCACAGGCCGGGCATCACTGA
- the metF gene encoding methylenetetrahydrofolate reductase [NAD(P)H], which yields MSQDRRYSFEFFPTKTDAGHEKLLATARQLATYNPDFFSCTYGAGGSTRDRTLNTVLQLESEVKVPAAPHLSCVGDSKDDLRGLLAQYKAAGIKRIVALRGDLPSGMGMASGEMRHANDLVEFIREETGDHFHIEVAAYPEMHPQARNFEDDLTNFVRKANAGADSAITQYFFNADSYFYFVERVRAMGVNIPIVPGIMPITNYSKLARFSDACGAEIPRWIRKQLEAYGDDTQSIQGFGEQVITEMCERLLQGGAPGLHFYTLNQAEASLAVWNNLKLPR from the coding sequence ATGTCCCAAGACCGTCGCTACAGCTTCGAGTTCTTCCCTACGAAGACCGACGCTGGGCATGAAAAGCTGCTCGCCACTGCTCGTCAGCTGGCCACGTACAACCCCGATTTCTTCTCCTGCACCTATGGCGCTGGCGGTTCGACCCGTGATCGAACCCTCAACACCGTGTTGCAGCTCGAAAGCGAAGTCAAAGTCCCTGCCGCACCGCATCTGTCCTGCGTAGGCGACAGCAAGGACGACTTGCGCGGCCTGCTGGCGCAATACAAGGCTGCCGGCATCAAGCGCATCGTTGCCCTGCGCGGTGACCTGCCTTCGGGCATGGGCATGGCCAGCGGCGAAATGCGCCACGCCAACGACCTGGTCGAATTCATTCGTGAAGAGACCGGTGATCATTTCCACATCGAAGTCGCCGCTTACCCGGAAATGCATCCGCAAGCGCGCAATTTCGAAGACGATCTGACCAATTTCGTGCGCAAAGCCAACGCTGGCGCCGACAGCGCGATCACCCAGTACTTCTTCAACGCCGACAGCTATTTCTACTTCGTCGAGCGTGTACGGGCGATGGGCGTGAACATCCCGATCGTGCCGGGCATCATGCCGATCACCAACTACAGCAAGCTGGCGCGCTTCTCCGATGCCTGCGGTGCGGAAATCCCGCGCTGGATCCGCAAGCAACTGGAAGCCTACGGCGACGACACCCAGAGCATTCAAGGCTTTGGTGAACAAGTCATCACCGAAATGTGCGAACGCCTGCTGCAAGGTGGCGCGCCAGGGCTGCACTTCTACACACTGAACCAGGCTGAAGCGAGTCTGGCGGTGTGGAACAACCTGAAGTTGCCGCGCTGA